The sequence below is a genomic window from Monodelphis domestica isolate mMonDom1 chromosome 2, mMonDom1.pri, whole genome shotgun sequence.
GGTACTTGGCGGTGGCCCGCCGGCGGCGGCGCTTCTCCTCGCGGCTCAGCTGCTGCGGGTGCGGGTAGAGCGCAGCTCGGCTGCCGCCCTTGCCATCAGCCTCGCTCTCCTCTACTGGCTCCAGGTCCGACACGCTGCCCAGCACCTTAGCGTCCGGGCCGCCCAGGGACTCGGGGTCCGAGGGTGCAGAGCTGGGGTGGTCCGAGTCAGCAGCTTGGTCTGGACTGAGCATCATTTtggaggctgggggtggggttaaaacaacaacaaaaagaaatcaatCCCTCTTTTTCATAGGGAGCGGGGCGCGCCCTAGGGACAACCCAACCCTTACATGCACACGTACCCTCACTCGGACCGGTCAGCgacccttctccccaccccctacaCCTCAGCTTccaggggtgggggagagacCATAGTTACTGATCCTAGTCCCAGGAGCAGGGAACAGGTACTGGACCCAGGGGAGAGGGACAccgagggaggggaaagggaaagagaaaggcaaaaaagagggAGCGCTTAGAAGACAAAGCTGAGCAGAGGCGGGAGGCGGAAGCCGCCTGGCACAAGAGGCGACCCACTTCTTTGAAGGCCGCCCACCCCCAAACGAGCGAACCATTCGGCCGAGGAGTAAGTGGAGCTCTCTGGGCTGGGGAGAGACCCTGGCGGCGGCTTCCCACAGGCCGCAGCTCCAACTCCAGAGAGGAGCTCAAGATCACAGCCCCTTGAGGCAAGCTTAGGAGAggtcagagaaggaaggaatcagaGAGGAGTCCCGGGACACACGGGGCTGCACACCCGACTCTGGACAGGGTTTTGTTCTAGGACCTGAAAACTGTCGACTCTTTAAAGTCTCaggttctgtctgtctgtctgactggctggctggctgcttGCCTGCCTGTCTTTCTGTttgtgtctgcctgtctatctctgtctctcaggGTCTATCTGTTCTGTCAGTGActgtctctctcacactctccatctctctcttcctcctcctcctccctccctccccacttgttttatctctccctctttttcccacTCCCAATTAACAAAAAGAATGATTAGGGACAACAAACCAATCCATTCGGAGGAGTAACTGGGCCCAGCCCCCACATGTGCCTGGCACACACCTCGAGGCCTCTCTTGCCTCACTTGCCCGCTCCAGTGCACAGAGCCCCGTGCCCGGGAAAGGCTCTGCCTAGTGCATCCGCTAGGATCCCGGCCGCCCTCCCTCCCTAACATGAAAGGACCTCCATAAAGACGCCAAATGCCCAGCGGAGCCTAggcaaggggaaggaaagaggaaagaaaccaAGTCTGAGGTTGGCCAGGCCTAGCTAAGGAAACTAGGACTGGGCTGGACAGGGCTGGGCTAGACTGGGCTGGGCTGgggtgctgggggtgggggggggggagcaggcgGGAGAGGGAGGGGCCGCTGCCATTCTTGGCTCCAGGATTTGGAGAGTGGGCTCTGAGGGGCGGTGGGTGTGAGAGCAGTGATTCCCCCACCCCAAATCACCGCCCTCTCCCGGCTccgaaataataagtaaataaattaataaataaacgcGGAGGCGCCTTTCAAAAGAAAATTGACTCGTAGCTCCTTGCAGCCTCACAGAGCACCATCTGTCATGCAGACAGCAATACAAATTCAGGAACTTATAGAGACATGCCTGCCTGTAATAAAACAATGCGCCGGCGGTTCGAGAATAACCTTGGAGAGGAGATGTGGTGGTCTGCAGCCAGGGGGTGCCTGTGACGGTGGAAGATATGTAGGAACAGAGTGGGGTAAAGaatctgggagggagggaggacgtCTAGCCCATCGAACAGAAAATGTGATCTCTGAGTCATCATCGCAAGGGTAAAGTTTCGGATATCCCACGGCCCCAGGGCGCTCGGAGCAGATCTAAGGGTCTGAAAAGAGGCCCAGGCTAAGGACGTAGGGTTCGCACTCCTTCCCAAAGCACGAAAACACTAGGGAAAGACTCAAATTCGGGTCCGCCTTTGGAATTTCAGCTTCTTCACCTTAGAGCCACATTCGAGGGAAGACTCCTGAACCCATTGACAATCCATAGCCCTCCTGCCCACCATCCATCCCTTTTTTCCACTCTTTCGTCTGTTTAAAGAAATGAAGCTCTGAGCGCAGAAATCCACCTGCTAGTGTTTCCATCCCAGTGACGAGAGAGCGCATAGGAAATCATAATCCTCTAAACCCTGAATGTGAGAGCCTATTGCCCCGGGAGTCCATGCTCATTTCCGAGGTAACCTGGGCGCTCTTTTCGACAAAACAAAAGCTAGAAAGAGCATTTCTCGTACCATCCCGGACGCTGAACTCTCGGTACCAATTTGGTCgtgaaatatcttttaaatatttttctttctttatatagtTTTATCTTCCTTTGAAGAAAAGAGAGCTTAGCCTTCAGAGGCaccattcaaaaacaaaaataaaagcaaccaaaaaaagcgagagagagaaagaaacacgGCTTTCGAGATGAAGATCTCTTCCCCAAAGAATTAAAGGCTGTTTGTGCTTAGAACTCATCTCCCACGGACTTAAACAAGCCCCTAGCTCTTGGAAAACCCAAAGAAGATAATTCACAGCTGTAGTTTGGGTACAAAGTTGGTAGTTTCCCCTCAAACAGCGTGTTAGATTTGCTtccatccccccctcccctcccaaacAGCTTTTGCTGtagacatttctttttcttggaaaGTAACTGAAATGGCAGCTTTAAATATGTTTGTCTTTTCCCCACAGTCCAAACTCAATTAGTTTCAAAGTATTAAAGAAGTGATGGGATGAATGAAACTTACCTTGGAAAAAAACCTTCTCAAAGATCTTGTCTCAGATCTTTTAGAATGAAAATTCCAGGGAAGAGGAAAGGCGTGGGGGGTAGAATCTCCAACtcggaagggggggaggggattaAAAGCAACAAATTATGAttatattcaaaaattaaaacGAAACTGTTATCTCTCTGTTGGCCACGGTGATGGAAGAGAATTCCTCACGGTTTGGAATGGGAATGAATGTTCTCTTggagaatatattaaaaatacattttctctcttttaaaaatatatatagaaaataattcGTTGGCTGATTTTCGATTTTCGCATGATTTGTTGAAAAGTCTTGTGCCTTTTCTCCTTCTCAGCTTTCAGGTCTCTATAAATAACAAAAGAGATGCAGAAATAAACACCATCAAAGCAAAAGACTGATTTCTAATCGCCAACAGATCAATAAGAATGATGATTAGGATAAGATTTCTTTCCTGTTGTACTCCTTGCCTTCCCTTAATAAATCTTGGGGGGGAAACCTGATAAATACAGGTCAGAGATGCGATCTTGCCAGAAGTGAGGATTTTTACCCCCCTAGATAAGGCTTTGTTCCGCTGGTGTCTCTCCTGTTCCCAAGAACACAATACTGTAACTCGGAAATAATGTTCCCTTTTTCTTCGCCctcttttatttatatgtataaatagatatagatttatatttttaaaatccttcaagGCTTGACTACATCACATCTCCCTCCCCCCACATCCCTTCCACCCCAGAGTCCCTTTTCTTTACCTTGtaataaaaatatagtcagtggCTTGAAGATGCTGGGATGATGAAAAGTGAAAGTCTCCCGCTAGTCACAGTGACAGTGAAGAGGAGAAAGACTGGAGAGAGGTGGTagagcagaggaaaaaaaaaaaacagcagagaTCCGTGTGTGGCTTCTTGGCTCTCCTGGTACCAATTGATTCAGCCTAGAGATGGTGTAAGAGATAAAGGCTTAAGAAGGAGGATGGAATTTTTTCCCTAAATTGATATTTAATGGGAAATCCTATTGGACAGAAACCTGGACATGAGTCACTTAATTGGACTTGACATCTGTCACAGTGTGGGAGTTTTCACAGCCCAAATATTTTCAGCAGATCAGATTCCCATTGAATCTGTGCCACAAAATATACCAGCTGAAAACAGTCCGTGACATAAACCTTAGCCTCTAAACAGAGTCTACAGACATAATAAGAATCTTTATCTTTTGCATGATGAGTGATGCAGTCTTTAGGTGCAAATAAACAACATATTGGTTATGGAAAAACTCTTCTGACGTActgtaaacaacaacaacaacacaggattgctgcttttttaaaaatttgatggAAAATGACAAGCTTCTGTGCCTGagaaatatttatacatacatagtaTACATATCTTATTCCTTAAATAATGTTTATGTGAACATatctatttcttaatattttaaagaatgtatatatattttaaaataagaaataaatgtgTGTATAGTCTACCATGCATTAGATGAATATTTATTCAACAATGCTCACTTTATACTCTTTGAAATGTATTTCAATAGGAAGTATGCCTATAAATCTCTTCTTCAGATAAGCAATTACTGTGGCAATTTTCAGAGTTGAGtagatatcaaaatatttatttgaaaggaAGTTCTTCATAGATGGAAAGACTGATGATCTATAGTAAGAGTTAGGACCAGAATTCAGGTATACTCTTTTTTAATGACCACTAGATGAGAACATGCTGCCTTTCTGTGTATGTTTGTTTacccattcattcactcatttattcaagTTAAAATATGGCATGGCACATGTGCTGATGATCCAACTTCCTTCTCCCCTATTTTAGCAGGCAGGCGCCTTCATTTCGGTGGAGCACCTAGTGCTAAAATGTTGTAAACATGAACAAATCGGCAGTATCTTCTAAAGTCTACATAACCTGGTGAACCTGAATTTGCATATACCTTtcaataaagaaggaaatctaaTTCAGTCTTTTTAGTGgctttgattcttttttaaatgatattaacAATCATTTGATTAACTATATGTGATCTAATTACAATTTGGGAcattttatgggttttttttttttaatcgtgTATTTAATTCTTTCCTCCATCCCCAGGGAAGTTTGTAGAGGAGGAGCCttcttcagagttttttttttactctatttgTCTCATGAATAAGGTTTTATTTGAAGGGGGGTGGGGCAAGTCACTAGATGCCTGCTGGGAACTACCCTTTGGGGCTTCTCAGAGTAGTAAACAGTAGGGATTTTCCTTTGCATACCTTTTCTATGCTTTGAGAAACACTGGAGAAGACAGATTAagaatttccttccctttctccccagtGTTTTCTAGCTTTCCAGGACATCACTTCAGCTCTGACTTCACTTTCTTACCCATCCCAATCTTGGCCCTGTATTTAATCAACTTAATCTTACACTGTTGTACTCTCTGGAATTATAGGAGAATTATATGAGGAGGTTagactcattttatggatgaggaaactgaggtctcaaGAATGTTAGTGAGTTACATAT
It includes:
- the NHLH2 gene encoding helix-loop-helix protein 2, yielding MMLSPDQAADSDHPSSAPSDPESLGGPDAKVLGSVSDLEPVEESEADGKGGSRAALYPHPQQLSREEKRRRRRATAKYRSAHATRERIRVEAFNLAFAELRKLLPTLPPDKKLSKIEILRLAICYISYLNHVLDV